From a single Deltaproteobacteria bacterium genomic region:
- a CDS encoding amino acid permease yields the protein YFYGANLTQPWFGFFCFDPSELPIVTLYAFYLPIFVVLMRRERDLSLFKRVIMPLLAICGSLFMMYAACLAHGLAVVAYLIIFGGVMAVGAFFMRRHPGIPDI from the coding sequence TATTTTTACGGAGCGAACCTGACCCAGCCGTGGTTTGGCTTTTTTTGCTTCGATCCTTCCGAACTGCCCATTGTCACCCTTTATGCCTTTTATCTGCCGATTTTTGTGGTTCTGATGCGTCGGGAACGGGATCTCTCGCTCTTCAAGCGCGTGATCATGCCCTTGCTGGCGATCTGCGGCAGCCTGTTCATGATGTATGCCGCCTGCCTGGCTCATGGCCTGGCCGTGGTGGCGTATTTGATCATTTTTGGGGGTGTGATGGCGGTCGGCGCCTTTTTTATGCGCCGTCATCCAGGCATTCCTGACATTTGA